The following are encoded together in the Streptomyces rapamycinicus NRRL 5491 genome:
- a CDS encoding ATP-grasp domain-containing protein, protein MAHLLMVESWVGSMSRLLPRAIREGGHEFTFLTRDLHHYLRSAPEGTAHPLLAARHVLTADTNDADSLLPVVEGLHGTLRFDGVITSCDYYLPTAARVAGRLGLPGPSAEAVENACRKDATRRALEAAGVAGPRYAVCADWAHTAGAARDIGYPLVVKPVDLCAGMYVRRVEDERELLDAYRALADFPVNARGQLRSPTVLLEELLDGPEVSVETVSFGGAAEVVGVTDKSVGGAPAFIETGHMFPAALAPEDTEAACRTALLALKGLGLDGVVAHTEIKLTTAGPRVVEVNPRPAGNRITELVRHVTGIDLAAACVDVALGQRPDLRRRDTGLRSAAIGFLIPDTAGTLVSIEGGDAMWEQPDVLEVRFAEPGEQVTAAGSNNEYLGHVMAADAAGAGARARVETLLAGVRPRVVAA, encoded by the coding sequence GTGGCCCACCTGCTGATGGTCGAAAGCTGGGTCGGATCGATGAGCAGGCTGCTGCCACGGGCGATCCGCGAGGGTGGGCACGAGTTCACCTTCCTCACCCGCGACCTGCATCACTATCTGCGTTCGGCGCCCGAGGGCACCGCGCATCCGCTGCTCGCGGCCCGTCATGTGCTGACCGCCGACACCAACGACGCCGACTCCCTGCTGCCGGTGGTGGAAGGGCTCCACGGCACACTGCGCTTCGACGGCGTCATCACCTCCTGCGACTACTACCTGCCGACGGCCGCGCGTGTCGCCGGCCGGCTGGGGCTGCCCGGACCCTCCGCCGAAGCCGTGGAGAACGCCTGCCGCAAGGACGCCACCCGGCGCGCGCTCGAAGCCGCCGGGGTGGCCGGGCCGCGCTACGCGGTCTGCGCCGACTGGGCGCACACCGCCGGGGCGGCCCGCGACATCGGCTATCCGCTGGTGGTCAAGCCCGTGGACCTGTGCGCGGGGATGTACGTACGGCGGGTCGAGGACGAACGCGAACTGCTGGACGCCTACCGGGCGCTCGCCGACTTCCCCGTCAACGCCCGTGGCCAGCTCCGTTCCCCCACCGTGCTGCTCGAAGAGCTCCTCGACGGGCCGGAGGTCAGCGTCGAGACGGTGTCCTTCGGCGGTGCGGCCGAGGTGGTCGGGGTGACGGACAAGAGCGTCGGCGGGGCGCCCGCGTTCATCGAGACCGGGCACATGTTCCCGGCCGCGCTCGCCCCGGAGGACACCGAGGCGGCGTGCCGGACCGCGCTGCTCGCGCTGAAGGGGCTCGGCCTGGACGGTGTCGTGGCCCATACCGAGATCAAGCTGACCACCGCCGGGCCACGGGTGGTGGAGGTCAACCCCCGCCCCGCGGGCAACCGCATCACCGAACTGGTCCGCCATGTCACCGGGATCGACCTCGCGGCCGCCTGCGTGGACGTGGCGCTCGGGCAGCGGCCCGATCTGCGGCGGCGGGACACCGGGCTGCGCAGCGCCGCCATCGGCTTCCTGATACCGGACACCGCCGGAACACTGGTGTCGATCGAGGGCGGCGACGCGATGTGGGAGCAGCCGGACGTCCTCGAGGTGCGGTTCGCCGAGCCCGGCGAGCAGGTCACGGCGGCCGGCAGCAACAACGAATACCTCGGCCATGTCATGGCGGCCGACGCGGCCGGGGCCGGGGCCCGCGCCCGCGTCGAGACCCTGCTGGCCGGGGTGCGCCCGCGGGTGGTGGCCGCATGA
- a CDS encoding MFS transporter yields the protein MPNGSIGSAPTSAATSTSAGTGTDTGAGPLGGEQHTRWNRRLIGQVAILILVNTMVDTVVTAPLLVLPEMLDHFGTDQSAWIDASSLLAGAMWAPLLGKSADIHGKRRVLVATLITALAGALVCLVAPNLWVFIFGRLLQGAAVGAVFLTVALIRDMCAPDMAMVVTGVVTSGSALLSIVMPALFEFTAAEFGWRSVFVASAIFAAIAAVLVHRLVPQSTVRTPGKVDIAGAVLLGGGLAAVLSYVSLGSEFGWFTVGPLALLVGGAAALARWFLVASRIPEPVIDIRNLGRPLVLTLLVVVFGTGAYQSMLTLFGLIAKVSADQDLGYGLAAPGALGLLYGVPAIGIVFGGTLAGVLSTRVGPAVALAGGVAIGTVGTVGMFLGDSVLPLAVVCSFLLSLTAGTLVTSGFNMAATLAPPERQGVVSSMVMVMVATGAVILKFVGSAVLKSTNTVVDGETVNSALGVHSYIAMATSAFLAAAVVAVLLLRTRRHRARTSALES from the coding sequence ATGCCCAACGGCAGCATTGGCAGCGCCCCCACGAGCGCCGCCACCAGCACGAGCGCGGGCACCGGCACCGATACCGGCGCGGGACCGCTCGGCGGCGAACAGCACACGAGGTGGAACAGGCGGCTCATCGGCCAGGTGGCCATCCTGATTCTGGTGAACACCATGGTGGACACCGTCGTCACCGCACCGCTCCTCGTCCTTCCCGAGATGCTCGACCACTTCGGTACCGATCAGTCGGCGTGGATCGACGCCAGTTCGCTGCTGGCGGGAGCGATGTGGGCGCCGCTGCTCGGGAAGAGCGCCGATATCCACGGCAAGCGCAGGGTGCTGGTGGCGACGTTGATCACCGCCCTGGCGGGCGCCCTGGTGTGTCTCGTCGCCCCCAATCTCTGGGTGTTCATCTTCGGCCGCCTGCTCCAGGGAGCGGCCGTGGGAGCCGTGTTCCTCACGGTCGCCCTCATCCGTGACATGTGCGCACCGGACATGGCGATGGTCGTCACGGGCGTCGTGACCTCCGGCTCCGCGCTCCTCAGCATCGTCATGCCCGCCCTCTTCGAGTTCACGGCCGCGGAGTTCGGCTGGCGGAGTGTGTTCGTGGCGTCGGCGATCTTCGCGGCCATCGCGGCGGTCCTGGTGCACCGCCTCGTTCCCCAGTCCACGGTCAGGACGCCGGGCAAGGTCGACATCGCCGGGGCCGTCCTCCTCGGTGGCGGGCTGGCGGCGGTGCTCAGCTATGTGAGCCTCGGGTCGGAGTTCGGCTGGTTCACCGTGGGCCCGCTGGCCCTGCTCGTCGGTGGCGCCGCGGCACTGGCCCGGTGGTTCCTGGTGGCGAGCCGGATTCCCGAGCCCGTGATCGACATCAGAAACCTCGGCAGGCCACTGGTGCTCACGCTGCTCGTGGTCGTCTTCGGAACCGGCGCGTACCAGAGCATGCTCACGCTCTTCGGCCTGATCGCCAAGGTCTCGGCGGATCAGGACCTCGGGTACGGACTCGCCGCCCCGGGAGCGCTGGGCCTGCTGTACGGCGTACCGGCGATCGGCATCGTGTTCGGCGGCACCCTGGCGGGGGTGCTCAGCACCCGCGTCGGACCGGCCGTGGCGCTGGCGGGTGGAGTGGCGATCGGAACGGTGGGAACCGTCGGGATGTTCCTCGGGGACTCCGTGCTCCCGCTCGCGGTCGTCTGCTCCTTCCTGCTGAGCCTCACCGCGGGAACGCTCGTGACATCCGGCTTCAACATGGCGGCGACGCTCGCACCCCCGGAACGGCAGGGCGTGGTGTCCAGCATGGTCATGGTGATGGTGGCGACCGGGGCGGTGATCCTGAAGTTCGTGGGTTCGGCCGTACTCAAGTCCACCAACACGGTCGTGGACGGGGAGACGGTGAACTCGGCGCTGGGCGTGCACAGTTACATCGCCATGGCCACCAGCGCCTTCCTCGCCGCCGCCGTGGTCGCCGTCCTCCTCCTGCGCACGCGACGGCACCGGGCACGCACCTCGGCTCTGGAGTCATGA
- a CDS encoding Rossmann-like domain-containing protein — protein sequence MTTRTGRATSFEELRGRVLAGALGPDPRTLRIAAAFTTRQAVRHAGRGGGYRNEVLSLRLAEAVGSCAVEPGALPDGAIDDCVGADVAGLLRHDLTPVRVAALDAYLTHAMPHTSHHGARPVALAAGDSLQKSRARAASVAGLLDLAPGRTVLVVGVVNSLLEALRSRGLRYVPCDLKGGATEWDEPIATDALARLADCDAVLASGMTLGNGTFEPLREHALRHGRQLVMFAQTGSAILPRLIGAGVTAVCAEPYPFFWLDGGPGTIHCYGGAP from the coding sequence ATGACGACGCGCACCGGACGAGCCACCTCCTTCGAGGAGTTGCGCGGCCGGGTGCTGGCCGGGGCCCTCGGGCCCGATCCGCGCACCCTGCGGATCGCCGCGGCCTTCACCACCCGCCAGGCCGTACGCCACGCCGGGCGCGGCGGCGGCTACCGCAACGAGGTGCTCAGCCTGCGGCTGGCCGAGGCCGTCGGCTCGTGCGCCGTCGAGCCCGGCGCGCTGCCCGACGGCGCGATCGACGACTGCGTCGGCGCGGACGTGGCGGGGTTGCTGCGCCATGACCTGACGCCGGTCCGGGTCGCCGCCCTCGACGCGTATCTGACGCATGCGATGCCACACACCTCCCACCACGGGGCACGGCCGGTGGCCCTCGCGGCGGGCGACTCCCTCCAGAAGTCCCGTGCGCGCGCCGCGTCCGTCGCCGGGCTGCTGGACCTGGCGCCGGGCCGGACCGTCCTCGTCGTGGGAGTGGTCAACTCCCTTCTGGAAGCGCTGCGTTCGCGCGGACTGCGCTATGTGCCGTGCGACCTCAAGGGCGGCGCCACGGAGTGGGACGAGCCGATCGCCACCGACGCGCTCGCGCGGCTGGCGGACTGCGACGCCGTGCTCGCCTCCGGTATGACGCTCGGCAACGGCACCTTCGAGCCGCTGCGCGAGCACGCCCTGCGCCACGGCAGGCAACTGGTGATGTTCGCCCAGACCGGGAGCGCGATCCTGCCGCGGCTGATCGGCGCCGGGGTCACCGCGGTGTGCGCCGAGCCCTACCCGTTCTTCTGGCTCGACGGCGGCCCCGGGACCATCCACTGTTACGGGGGCGCCCCATGA
- a CDS encoding ABC transporter ATP-binding protein encodes MIEVRGLTKRYGRVVAVDDLSFAVRPGEVTGFLGPNGAGKSTTLRMILGLDAASSGTATVGGRPYSAQPAPLRAVGALLDAGAVLPGRTARHHLLALAACNGIPGGRVAEVLAEVGLESVARRRAGTFSLGMRQRLGIAAALLGDPPVLVFDEPLNGLDPEGIVWIRGLMRRMAAEGRAVLMSSHLMSEMELTADHLIVIGRGRLIADTAMAAFIDAHSTREVLVRGPRPESLRRMLAPAAEVRADGADGLVVTGLDAAGIGALAAAGGVELHELTPRQPSLERAFMDLTRDAREYHTEKETGS; translated from the coding sequence ATGATCGAAGTACGCGGACTGACCAAGCGCTACGGCAGGGTGGTGGCCGTCGACGACCTGTCGTTCGCCGTCCGCCCGGGGGAAGTGACCGGCTTCCTCGGTCCCAACGGCGCGGGCAAGTCGACCACGCTCCGGATGATCCTGGGCCTGGACGCCGCCAGTTCGGGGACCGCCACCGTGGGCGGGCGCCCGTACTCCGCGCAACCGGCACCGCTGAGAGCCGTCGGCGCGCTGCTGGACGCGGGCGCGGTGCTGCCCGGCCGGACGGCCCGCCACCATCTGCTGGCTCTCGCGGCCTGCAACGGCATCCCCGGTGGCCGAGTGGCGGAGGTCCTGGCTGAGGTGGGTCTCGAGAGCGTGGCCCGCCGCAGGGCCGGGACGTTCTCGCTCGGCATGCGGCAGCGGCTCGGCATCGCGGCGGCGCTGCTGGGCGATCCCCCGGTACTCGTTTTCGACGAGCCGCTCAACGGGCTCGACCCGGAGGGGATCGTCTGGATCCGCGGGCTGATGCGGCGGATGGCCGCCGAGGGGCGCGCGGTGCTGATGTCCAGCCATCTGATGAGCGAGATGGAACTCACCGCCGACCACCTCATCGTCATCGGCCGCGGACGGCTGATCGCGGACACCGCCATGGCGGCGTTCATCGACGCGCACTCCACCCGTGAGGTCCTGGTGCGCGGCCCGCGGCCGGAATCGCTGCGCCGGATGCTGGCACCGGCGGCCGAGGTGCGCGCGGACGGCGCGGACGGCCTGGTGGTGACCGGGCTGGACGCGGCCGGGATCGGCGCACTGGCCGCGGCCGGCGGAGTGGAGCTGCACGAGCTGACGCCCCGGCAGCCGTCGCTGGAGCGGGCCTTCATGGACCTGACCCGGGATGCCCGCGAATACCACACGGAGAAGGAGACGGGCTCATGA
- a CDS encoding alpha/beta hydrolase, with amino-acid sequence MTSPQRRASVACALTACAATLLTGAPAPAHAAPPNPSPTPAPALRFGACPDSVPDPPAPEHVECATLAVPLDWSHPDGKRIRIAVSRVRASGAPAERRGILLVNPGGPGGSGLPYGVTKRAKLPEGVRRSYDIIGFDPRGVGHSAPADCGRMGGLFDTPGADPVPVGPGAERAHLDSLRHMADDCAAGAADALPYLSTEQTAHDMDAIRAALGERRTGFLGVSYGSYLGAAYAAHFPRRVSRMVLDSVVGPWEWYDFDLRQTRALLRQRQVFFRWVARHAGRFGLGGGPEAVREAYLRVRAGLAAHPVDGFGAAGFDRAVYRALGRTERWTGLADGLRASLRDGDTRALRPDEPFDGPESRNYEAANRIVKCADGHAPTPRRVAADIRRTRRLDPRPVLTGIEASACAYWHHRPAHRTRLGSPGAPPVLLIASDHDPVTPIEGARRLRHRLPGSRLVTLHQDYSHGVFASRGNPCVDGAAAAYLVDGTVPAADVHCAGPGLPEPGQG; translated from the coding sequence ATGACCTCCCCCCAACGGCGCGCCTCGGTGGCATGCGCCCTGACGGCGTGCGCCGCCACCCTCCTCACCGGCGCGCCCGCCCCCGCCCACGCCGCTCCCCCGAACCCGAGCCCGACCCCGGCCCCGGCCCTTCGCTTCGGCGCCTGCCCGGACTCCGTACCGGACCCGCCCGCGCCGGAACACGTCGAGTGCGCCACGCTCGCCGTCCCGCTGGACTGGAGCCACCCGGACGGCAAGCGCATCCGGATCGCCGTCTCCCGGGTACGGGCCTCCGGGGCCCCCGCCGAGCGGCGCGGCATCCTCCTGGTGAACCCGGGCGGGCCCGGCGGATCGGGGCTGCCGTACGGCGTCACCAAGCGCGCCAAACTCCCCGAGGGCGTCCGGCGTTCGTACGACATCATCGGCTTCGACCCGCGCGGTGTCGGCCACAGCGCACCCGCCGACTGCGGCCGCATGGGCGGCCTCTTCGACACCCCGGGCGCCGATCCCGTACCGGTCGGCCCCGGGGCGGAGCGCGCACACCTCGACTCCCTGCGGCACATGGCGGACGACTGCGCGGCGGGGGCGGCCGACGCCCTGCCGTATCTGTCGACGGAGCAGACCGCCCACGACATGGACGCCATTCGGGCGGCCCTCGGCGAGCGGCGCACCGGCTTCCTCGGTGTCTCCTACGGCAGTTACCTCGGCGCCGCCTACGCCGCCCACTTCCCCCGCCGGGTGTCCCGCATGGTGCTCGACAGCGTCGTCGGCCCGTGGGAGTGGTACGACTTCGACCTGCGGCAGACCCGGGCCCTGCTGCGCCAGCGCCAGGTGTTCTTCCGCTGGGTGGCGCGGCACGCGGGACGGTTCGGGCTCGGCGGCGGCCCCGAGGCGGTGCGCGAGGCGTATCTGCGGGTGCGGGCGGGGCTAGCCGCCCATCCCGTGGACGGGTTCGGCGCGGCCGGGTTCGACCGCGCCGTCTACCGCGCGCTCGGCCGCACCGAACGCTGGACGGGCCTCGCCGACGGCCTCCGCGCCTCCCTGCGCGACGGCGACACCCGCGCCCTCCGCCCCGACGAGCCCTTCGACGGCCCGGAGTCACGCAACTACGAGGCCGCCAACCGGATCGTGAAGTGCGCCGACGGCCACGCCCCCACGCCCCGCCGGGTGGCCGCCGACATCCGCCGGACACGGCGGCTGGATCCGCGGCCGGTCCTCACCGGTATCGAGGCGTCCGCCTGCGCCTACTGGCACCACCGGCCCGCCCACCGCACCCGGCTCGGCAGCCCCGGCGCCCCGCCCGTCCTGCTGATCGCCTCCGACCACGACCCCGTCACCCCCATCGAGGGCGCGCGCCGGCTCCGGCACCGGCTGCCCGGTTCGCGGCTGGTGACGCTCCACCAGGACTACTCCCACGGGGTGTTCGCCAGCCGGGGCAACCCCTGCGTGGACGGTGCCGCCGCCGCGTACCTGGTCGACGGGACCGTTCCGGCGGCCGATGTGCACTGCGCCGGTCCGGGCCTGCCCGAACCGGGCCAGGGCTGA